DNA sequence from the Pseudoglutamicibacter cumminsii genome:
CACTGAACGCATGCAGGCTTCGAGTAGACGGTTACGGCCATGATCCTTCTTTTCCTTCCTGAGTCGTTTCTGCAGAGAAACGTCACAGCATCGGGTACGACGTGTATTGCTGGGCTACGTGATGTTTCAGTTGCTTAGCCGCAGCTGTGCGGTTCCAGCGGTTATGGGTTCCATACTACCCCCCACCACTACATATTGTGTGCAGTAAGAGACACAACCACCATATCCTGTCTTACATCGATGTCATTACAACATCGTTCATCCACAGCACATGTGGAGATATTCACTACTGGAACGCCGAGATTTCGCGGTTCAAAACTCGTTGTCCACAGCGTGTGGGTTAACAGTCCCCAAGGATGTGCACAGTGAAAATCGCTGAAAATTAATTTTTAAACATCTGCCCTCCGGCGTGTTGCGCATCGAATCATCGTCAGGCCTCACCATGCATTAACCCCCTGACAGATTGAAAAAGGACGGGACGTCGATCACTCGACGTCCCGTCCCACATATCCAGCTACACGCGCCACTTCAACCGCTATGCGCATGAGTCAGATAACCAGAAAATCATCACACGGATTCCTGAGCCTGTAGCTCGGCCAATTCAATTGCCGGAGCGTCAGCCCAGATCCGATCCAATCCATAGAAGTCACGATCCTCAACATGTTGAACATGGATCACGATGTCACCGTAGTCCAGCAAGACCCAACGGCCGCTACCGCGCCCTTCCCTGCGCAGAGGCTGATCCTCGTGATTGACACGCAGCTCGTCTTCAACCGCTTCGGCGATCGCTTCTACTTGCCGCTCAGAGCCTCCCGAAATAAGCAAGAACGCATCGGCCAAACCGAGGCGCTCCCCCACGTAGATCGCGGAGATCTCTTCCCCGCCTTTGAGATTGGCCGCATGTGCGGCAGCGTTGAGACGATCTGTGACAATGCCCGGAATGTTCACGGTCCTCCAAATGATGAGTTGTGAGATCTGCCGACTATCTAGACAACAAGGCGAATAGAGCTGCGGCCACAGCAATGACCGCGGAACCACCGACAACACCCATAGCGATGAGTCGTTGACGTGCCCCGCCCTCCTGATAGGTCATAGGTTCGAGGCCGTGAGCCGTGCTAGCGGACACAGGCCCGCCGTCCTGTTCACGGTAGCTCGGTTCATAACCATCTGTATCCGGAGACGCAGGCGCCGGAGGTTTCTGCGTCTCTTCTACATCTGGAGGGGAGGTTTCAGGCACAACAATTTCGATGTTGCGCGTCACGGGACCTATAACGCCCGTGGTCTCTAGTTTGCGTTGCGCGTCCCGATGATCGTCGGTAGAGATACCGAGGACATCGTTGAAACTAGGGAAAGCATCGACGTCGGCGTCGCCTAATGCGTCGCGTAGCTTTTCAACGCGTTGAAGTTCATATTCTTCGAGGGCTTCCTCCTCATCGAAGGTTCCCTCTAGTTCCGAATCAACCGGAGCTGCAATCGCTTGCCGCGTTAGATCCTCTAGGGATTCTTCTGGTTGAGTGCCGTCAGACTCGTTGGCCTGACCGCGGTCTTGTGCATCCTGTTCGTGCTGTGCACGGCGCAGCTCACGACGGCTCACGTACTGTGGCTGATCGTGTCCAGTTTCAGCCTCGCTGGCTTGCGGCTCAGCTTGAGATGTCTCTGCTTCGGCTTGAGCGTTTTCTGCTTCGGCTTCAGCGTTCTCTACGTCAGCCAGTGTCAGGAACAGGGTTTCGATAGGCGCATCGGCTGTAGCGGATGATTCGCGTTCCGCTGCTGCCCGCTCCATTTCGCGGAGTTCACGCCGCGTCAGCGGACGTCCTGATGTTGGCATCTGGTCTTCAGCCACGCGCGTTCACCTCCGCCGATACTGTCTGTTGGTCGACATAAAGCCCATGCTTGTTGATGTACTGAACAACACCATCGGGCACCAAGTACCAGACCGGCTCGCCGCGCGCTACGCGTCCGCGACAATCAGTCGACGAAATAGCCATGGCCGGCACCTCGAGAAGTTCGAGCCGTTCTAGGCCGTTGTCTTCGAGCACGTGCCCCGGGCGGGTCACGCCAATGAATGAGGCGAGCGACTGCAGTTCATCGATGTCTTTCCACGTCATGATCTTGGCAAGCGCGTCCGCTCCGGTGATGAAGAAAAGATCCGCATCAGGGTGTTGAGCGTGGAGGTCTCGCAACGTATCGATGGTGTACGTGTATCCGGGGCGGTCGATATCGACGCGGGATACCGTGAACCGTGGGTTCGAGGCAGTCGCAACAACTGTCATCAGGTACCGGTGTTCGGAATCAGTGACGTGATCCTTGGGGTCCTGAAGTTTCTGCCACGGGCGTCCCGTGGGAACGAAAATGACCTCGTCGAGCCTGAACTTCGCCGCAACTTCACTCGCCGCAACAAGGTGGCCATGATGGATCGGGTCGAATGTCCCGCCCATCACGCCAATCCGTTGACGTTGTGAATGCAGCTTCGGCACGACTTAGCGGCCTGCTCCGAGGGAACCTACCTGGCGGTTCGGGTCGATCAGCTCGATGTCTTCTTTGCCGATGGTGTGGTTGTTGGAGAACGATGCAGTGATCAGCAGGAGGATGAGGAAGGTCAGCATGATGCTTCCGCCGATGATCAGCGGGATCAACAGGCTGTGCTCCGAGTGCTCGGCAGCGTTCTCAGCCAGCAACATGAGGTTATTCGCCAGGGTCAGCACGGGTGACTCTCCTTGGACTCGTTAGGGTTGTTAGCGGTTCCGTGGGCGGTTCCGCACGCGTGATGAATTTGTTAACACGGGAGTGTTCACGGCCATTCTATCCGTTACTGCGCAGAGTTCAGACATTGATCCACCACGGTGTCTCGCAAACATGGCCGTGACGTGCCAGCGTTTCTAGCTCCGAACGTTGTAGTCGCCTTCGAGAATCCACTTCCAAGAAGTCAACGCCACGGCTCCCATTGGACCGCGAGCATGCATCTTCTGGGTTGAGATGCCAACTTCAGCCCCGAGGCCGAACTCACCTCCATCGGTGAATCGCGTGGACGCATTCACAACGACAACGGCCGAGTTGACGTTCTTAAGGAACGCCTGCTGGCTCGTGACCGACTCGGTGATGATCGCGTCGGTGTGGCCGGTGCTGTAACGCTCGATGTGCGCGAGAGCTTCATCCAGCGAATCCACAATCTTCACAGCGATATCGAGATCAAGGTATTCGTCGGTGAAGTCCTCTTCCTGTGCCGGAACGACCTCTGCATCCACTGCCTCGGCTACGCGTTCGTCGCCATGCAGCGTAACCCCAGCCGCAACCAGGGCGGACAAAACAGTCTTGCCGGTCCCTTCGAGCGCGTCGGCATGAATCAGCAAAGTCTCCACGGCGTTGCACACCGAAGGACGCTGAGTCTTGGCGTTGAGCACAATCTCAGTCGACTGCTCGGTAGGTGCGCTCGCATCAAGGAAAATGTGGACATTGCCTTCGCCCGTCTGGATCACAGGAACTTTCGCATTATTGACCACAGACTGGATCAGATTGCGTCCACCGCGTGGGATGAGGATGTCAATCTTGCCCACAGCTTCCATCATTGCGTTCGCGGCGGGACGCCCACCGTCGTCGACCGACTGGACCGCAGCGACTGGCAGGCCCTTCTTCTCGAGGACCTCCTGGATAACGCGCACGAGCACCTTGTTCGTGTGCGCCGCCGCACTACCGCCGCGCAACAGAACAGCGTTACCGGAGCGGATCGCGATGCCTGCGATATCCACGGTGACGTTCGGGCGTGCCTCATAGATCACGCCGACCACACCGAGCGGAACGCGCACCTGACGCAGACGCATGCCATTGGGTAGCTGGCGTCCGTCGGTGACCTCACCCACTGGGTCCGCTTGATTGGCTAGTTCTTCCAAAGCTGCCATGAGACCGTCGATGCGGGCGTCATCGAGCTTGGTGCGGTCAAGCATTGCCTTTGACGTGCCGTTTTCTTCGCCAGCTTTCATATCAGCCTGATTGGCTTCAAGGATCTCGGCGCGGGCAGCGTCAATGGCCGAAGCGATGTCACGCAGAGCCGCATCCTTCGCTTCCCGCGGCAGGTTCGCCATGACGTGTGATGCTTCACGCGCCTTGTCAGCGCGTTCAGCTACCAAAGTGGTTGCGTCAATATCGGTTGCCATACGTGTGTGATCCTCCATCTGATCCCGATTTCTGAGCCGATGTTTGGTCTGATGATCAGCTATTGATTGCGTCTGGATTGGCTTTCGCGAATACAGAACCGAAAACCGCGAGTTCGTCTGCGTGGACGACAGGTCGCTCGAAACGGTCGCCCAGGTCTTCGCGTAGCTGGTCGCTGGTTAGGCCGAGCATGTCTGGGATTTCATCAGATGCGAACGACGAGAAGCCACGCGCGATGACGACACCGTTACTGTTGGTGATGTCGACAGGTTCGCCTTCGATGAACTCGCCCCGGACATCGATGATTCCGGCGGCCAAAAGTGAGTTAGTTCCGCTTGCGATCGCTTTGACCGCGCCGTCATCCAACACAAGGCGTCCGCGGCCCTCCGCGAGATGCTCAAGCCACAGACGTTTGAGGGAACGACGCCCACGCTGGGCAGCAAAGAACGTGCCGACGTCCTCCCCTGCAAGTGCTTTCGACGCATTTGCGGCCGAAGTTACCAGCGTTGGGATGCCAGACTGCGCAGCAATCGTGGCTGCTGCAACCTTCGTCTGCATACCGCCAGTGCCCACGCCCGCGCTTCCTGCGGAACCCAGCTCGACGTCAGCTAGGTCACTTGGGTGCGTCACCGTATCGATCGGTTCACCGCCGCGTTCAGGGTGCGCCGTATAAACTGCGTCAACGTCTGAAAGCAGAACGACCGCATCCGCTTTGACCAAGTTTGCAACCAGTGCTGCCAGCCGGTCGTTGTCGCCGAAACGGATTTCACTCGTAGCGACCGCGTCGTTTTCGTTAACGATCGGCACGATGCCCAGTGACAATAGCCGCGACAAAGAGCGGAACGCATTCGCGTAGTGCCCGCGGCGAATCAAATCATCGGCAGTGAGCAAGACCTGCGCGGCTGTTTCACCGTAGCGGCCGAATTCCTTGGAATACTGGGCCGCCAACACCACTTGGCCAACAGCGGCTGCGGCCTGCTGCGTCGCTAGATCCTTGGGCCGCGACGTCAGTCCCATCGGTGCGAGCCCCGCGGCAATAGCACCCGATGAAACCAGAACCACCTGGTTTCCGCGTCGGATCACTTCACCCAGAGCATCAACCAAATCAACGACGGCCTGCGTGTTGAGTCCACCCTGAATGTCGGACAAAGATGAAGATCCAATCTTCACCACAATCCGGTTAGCGTGTGGGATGTCTGCACGCTGTTGAACCTTAGATAGTTCGCTGTGCTCTGAAGCCACTTAGTGATCCCTTTCTACACTCGCGGAAAAATCTTCGTTGTCTGTCCAGAGGCCGGATTTGCGCTCGGCGTCCATGATTTCGCGGGTGGCTGCGCGGCGATCCTTGCGTGCCTGATACGCGGCGCGACGCTGGGCGGTCGTCCTGCGTTCGTTCGTGTCAAGTCGCGGATCCTCGCCTCGGTTTCCGAGCAGCTCCGCACCTGTAGTCATGGTTGGTTCCCAGTCGAAGAGCACTCCGCCTTCACCACCGATGACGACAGCGTCACCGGGCTCGGCGCCTTCTTCGAACAACGCCTTCTCGATTCCGAGTTTCTCGAGGCGATCCGCGAGGTAACCAATCGCCTCATCGTTGCGGAAGTCTGTTTGTTCAACCCAACGCTCAGGTTTCTCGCCGCGAATTCGATAGAGCGCCTCACCGGATCGTTCCTCACGTTTGATGGTGAACTCTTCGACGTTCACTGCACGAGGGCGCACAACCTTGGGAACCTCAACCACGTCGGCATCATGCACGACCTGCGCGCGAGCCTGCTCAACAAGGTCAGCCATCGCAAACGAAAGCTCACGCAAGCCTTTACGGCTCACAGCCGATACATCAAAGACCTTATAACCGCGGGCTTCGAGCTCTGGACGCATCATGTCAGCCATGTCCTGGCCATCAGGAACATCAACCTTGTTCAATGCGATGATCGCAGGGCGGTCGATCAACGGGACCGGTGCAGACTCGGTACCCTCAAAGTCTGCGTCGGCCTTATAGCGTTCAAGCTCGCCCAGAATAATGTCGAGATCGGAAATCGGGTCTCGATCAGTCTCAAGGGACGCACAGTCGAGAACGTGCACAAGAGCAGCGCAACGCTCAACGTGCCGCAGGAATTCAAGGCCGAGCCCACGCCCTTCAGCCGCACCTTCGATGAGGCCCGGAACGTCAGCGATCGTATAGCGCACGTCGCCGGCCGCAACCACACCGAGGTTCGGAACCAAGGTAGTGAACGGATAATCAGCGATCTTTGGCTTTGCGGCGGAAAGTGCGCCAATCAGGGATGACTTACCCGCGGACGGGAAACCCACCAAAGCGATGTCAGCAACCGTCTTAAGTTCCAGAACGTGGCGCGTTTCCTCAGCCTGCGTACCGAGTAGCGCAAACCCTGGAGCCTTACGCTTGGTCGATGCCAGAGCAGCGTTACCGAGCCCTCCCTGGCCGCCTTTAGACAGGATGAACTCTTGTCCAGGGCGCATCAAATCAGCAAGGATCTCACCTGATTCGTCCTTGACAACAGTGCCTTCGGGAACCGGCAGCACAAGGTGTTCGCCGTGCTTGCCGTGACGCAGGCTACCCTTGCCTGGCTCACCGTTTTCGGCTTTCTGATGCGGAGCGTGGTGGAAAGACAGCAGAGTGTTGATCTGAGGATCAACCCGGACAATCACATCGCCGCCGTGACCACCGTTACCACCGTCTGGGCCACCCAGAGGTTTGAACTTCTCGCGGTGTACGGAGACACAGCCGTGGCCCCCGTTTCCACCGCGCGCGAAAACAGTCACGCGATCAACAAACGTTGCCATTTCGACCTCCCCTTGCCCACCACGATGGGCCCTTATATATGTTCACCGGTTCAAACGGTGCAACCGCAACGGATACGTTGGAGAACCGCGCGGTCGTTGTTTCTATGCTTCCACATCCAGCATCCTCAAGGCCCCCGAATGTGAACAACCTTCACGGTCAGCTAAATCCTTGTGGATAGAGCCGACGCGACACGTCGACTAAAACATCGACTTAATAGAAAGCGGGGAAGACCATGAGGTCTTCCCCGCTTTCGGTGAAAGATATTGATGCTGCGAGGTTTACTCGCCAACAATGCTGACGGTCTTACGACCGCGACGCGTACCGAACTCAACCGAACCTGCAGCAAGTGCGAACAGCGTGTCGTCCTTACCGCGGCCAACGTTGGCGCCTGCGTGGTAGCGGGTGCCACGCTGACGAACCAGGATCTCGCCTGCCTTGACGGTCTGGCCGCCAAAGCGCTTGATGCCCAGGTACTGCGGGTTGGAGTCGCGACCGTTACGAGTCGAGCCAACGCCCTTCTTTGATGCCATTTCTGCCTACCTTAGAGCTTGAGGGTTACTGTTTCCGGGTATCAGGCAATCGAGGTGATCTCGACGCGCGACAATGCTGCGCGGAAACCCTGACGCTTCTTGTAGCCGGTCTTGTTCTTGTACTTCTGGATGACAATCTTCTTGCCGCGGAGGTTCTCCAGGACCTTAGCCTGAACCTTAACCTTGGCAAGCTTGTCGGCATCCGACGTCACGTTGTCGCCGTCGACCAGCAGCACCGCGGGGAGCTCGATCGTGTCACCGATCTCATCGCGGACGCGGTCGAGGGTCACGATGTCGCCAACAGCGACCTTCTCCTGGCGCCCACCAGCGCGAACAATCGCGTAGACCACTTGGTACTCACTTCTCTCGACTTTGGACAATGCAAAGTGGATCCCTGCTGCGTTGCAGCTCATCCACATGAACGTTCGAAACGTGCAATACCCGACCAGAACAATCTTTGAATCTCTAATGGAGTTCATCCTGAGGTCAATACAAAGAACTGACCCGGGCACACGCACCGACATTCCATCTTACGTTCAGACGGCGTTACAAGCAAATAAGAGATGACCCGCGTGGCGCGTCGCTCACTGTTCACTTGAGAGCCGCCCTGGACTGAGGGCTCGAAAGCCGCTAATTAGCCACGCTTAATCTGATCTGCTGAGACCCCAACACCAAGCATCGTGACTTCCGTCTCTTTTTGCTTCGGCGTGTCGCTAGCGGTTTGAGTCGAGCTCACTCGACTGCCCGAGCTCACTCGCGTCTCAACTGTAGCTGCAGTCTTAGACCCTTGCGCAGATCCTGCTGCACGGCGTCGACGGCGGCCCGATATTTCAGGCTTATCGAGAGACTTCTCGACGGACGCTGTCTTCGACTTCGTCTCATCCTGCTTCGTAGGGTTGCTACCTTCGGACTTCGCAGGTTGCGACATCTTAGGTTCGCTGGATTCCGACTTCGCAGGTTTGCTAGCCACTGACTTTGTAGGTTCCGACGAATCAGCTGACGGTGACTTCTCGTTGTTGCCCTCAGCCTGTTGGCGTCCGCGTCCCCCACGGCCGCGACGCCCGCGCCGGCGACGACGGCTCCGGCCTTCAGCGCCGCCATCTTCGGAAGTATTTTCGGAGCCCTTGGCCTCAACATCGCCAGCATCCGCATCGTGCTGTTCAGGCACGTCCTGGCCCTCATCGTCACCGTGCTGTGACGCGGCGGCGATCTTCGTCAGAGCCTCACGAGTTGCTGCTGCCCGCTTTTCACGTTCGCGATCCTGCTCCGTCGGCTCCGCGTTGGATCCGCTATCCGAC
Encoded proteins:
- the proB gene encoding glutamate 5-kinase, translating into MASEHSELSKVQQRADIPHANRIVVKIGSSSLSDIQGGLNTQAVVDLVDALGEVIRRGNQVVLVSSGAIAAGLAPMGLTSRPKDLATQQAAAAVGQVVLAAQYSKEFGRYGETAAQVLLTADDLIRRGHYANAFRSLSRLLSLGIVPIVNENDAVATSEIRFGDNDRLAALVANLVKADAVVLLSDVDAVYTAHPERGGEPIDTVTHPSDLADVELGSAGSAGVGTGGMQTKVAAATIAAQSGIPTLVTSAANASKALAGEDVGTFFAAQRGRRSLKRLWLEHLAEGRGRLVLDDGAVKAIASGTNSLLAAGIIDVRGEFIEGEPVDITNSNGVVIARGFSSFASDEIPDMLGLTSDQLREDLGDRFERPVVHADELAVFGSVFAKANPDAINS
- the rplU gene encoding 50S ribosomal protein L21; the encoded protein is MVYAIVRAGGRQEKVAVGDIVTLDRVRDEIGDTIELPAVLLVDGDNVTSDADKLAKVKVQAKVLENLRGKKIVIQKYKNKTGYKKRQGFRAALSRVEITSIA
- the rsfS gene encoding ribosome silencing factor, which translates into the protein MNIPGIVTDRLNAAAHAANLKGGEEISAIYVGERLGLADAFLLISGGSERQVEAIAEAVEDELRVNHEDQPLRREGRGSGRWVLLDYGDIVIHVQHVEDRDFYGLDRIWADAPAIELAELQAQESV
- the obgE gene encoding GTPase ObgE; this encodes MATFVDRVTVFARGGNGGHGCVSVHREKFKPLGGPDGGNGGHGGDVIVRVDPQINTLLSFHHAPHQKAENGEPGKGSLRHGKHGEHLVLPVPEGTVVKDESGEILADLMRPGQEFILSKGGQGGLGNAALASTKRKAPGFALLGTQAEETRHVLELKTVADIALVGFPSAGKSSLIGALSAAKPKIADYPFTTLVPNLGVVAAGDVRYTIADVPGLIEGAAEGRGLGLEFLRHVERCAALVHVLDCASLETDRDPISDLDIILGELERYKADADFEGTESAPVPLIDRPAIIALNKVDVPDGQDMADMMRPELEARGYKVFDVSAVSRKGLRELSFAMADLVEQARAQVVHDADVVEVPKVVRPRAVNVEEFTIKREERSGEALYRIRGEKPERWVEQTDFRNDEAIGYLADRLEKLGIEKALFEEGAEPGDAVVIGGEGGVLFDWEPTMTTGAELLGNRGEDPRLDTNERRTTAQRRAAYQARKDRRAATREIMDAERKSGLWTDNEDFSASVERDH
- a CDS encoding glutamate-5-semialdehyde dehydrogenase — protein: MATDIDATTLVAERADKAREASHVMANLPREAKDAALRDIASAIDAARAEILEANQADMKAGEENGTSKAMLDRTKLDDARIDGLMAALEELANQADPVGEVTDGRQLPNGMRLRQVRVPLGVVGVIYEARPNVTVDIAGIAIRSGNAVLLRGGSAAAHTNKVLVRVIQEVLEKKGLPVAAVQSVDDGGRPAANAMMEAVGKIDILIPRGGRNLIQSVVNNAKVPVIQTGEGNVHIFLDASAPTEQSTEIVLNAKTQRPSVCNAVETLLIHADALEGTGKTVLSALVAAGVTLHGDERVAEAVDAEVVPAQEEDFTDEYLDLDIAVKIVDSLDEALAHIERYSTGHTDAIITESVTSQQAFLKNVNSAVVVVNASTRFTDGGEFGLGAEVGISTQKMHARGPMGAVALTSWKWILEGDYNVRS
- the rpmA gene encoding 50S ribosomal protein L27 encodes the protein MASKKGVGSTRNGRDSNPQYLGIKRFGGQTVKAGEILVRQRGTRYHAGANVGRGKDDTLFALAAGSVEFGTRRGRKTVSIVGE
- the nadD gene encoding nicotinate-nucleotide adenylyltransferase codes for the protein MPKLHSQRQRIGVMGGTFDPIHHGHLVAASEVAAKFRLDEVIFVPTGRPWQKLQDPKDHVTDSEHRYLMTVVATASNPRFTVSRVDIDRPGYTYTIDTLRDLHAQHPDADLFFITGADALAKIMTWKDIDELQSLASFIGVTRPGHVLEDNGLERLELLEVPAMAISSTDCRGRVARGEPVWYLVPDGVVQYINKHGLYVDQQTVSAEVNARG